From the Kineococcus mangrovi genome, the window CGACGAGCGTGGACGACCGGCTGACCGAGGCGGCCGACGTCTACGAGGTGCTGCTGGCCGTCGCCCGCCTGTGCGGCACCACGATCGAGGAGGTCACCCGCCGGGCGGACGCCAAGCGCGCGGCGCGCGGGGGGTTCGAGGACCGCGTCTGGCTCGACTGACGGGTCCCGCGCGGCGCCCGGGGCCCCGGGGGCTCTGAGATGATGGGGGCCTCATGCAGTGCTCGTACTTCGACGCCCACGCCTGCCGCTCCTGCACCCTGATCGAGCTGCCCTACGCCGACCAGGTGCGCGGCAAGGAGGAGCGCTGCGCCGAGCTGCTGGGCGAACACCCGGGCCTGCAGTGGCTGCCCACGGTGCGCAGCCGCGAGGACGGGTACCGCAACAAGGCCAAGATGGTCGTCGGCGGGACGGTGGAGCGGCCGACCCTGGGCATCCTGGACGCGGGCGGCCGGGGCGTCGACCTGCGGGAGTGCCCCGTCGTGGCCGACGGGATCCGCGCCGTGCTGCCCCAGGTCGCGCGCTTCGTGACGCGCGCCGGGCTCACCCCGTACGACGTGCCCCGCCGCCGCGGCGAGCTCAAGCACGTGCTCGTCACGCAGTCGCCGACGGGTGAGCTCATGGTGCGGTTCGTCCTGCGCTCCGACCGCGCCCTGGCGCGGCTGCGCGAGCACCTGCCGCGCCTGCTCCGGGAGGCGCCGGGCGTCGCGGTCGTCACGGCGAACCTCCTGCCCGAGCACAAGGCGGTGCTGGAGGGCGACGTGGAGGTCGCGCTCACCGGGCGGACGACGCTGCCCATGCCGCTGGGGGCCGTCGAACTGGACCTGCGCCCGCGCAGCTTCTTCCAGACCAACACGGACGTCGCGACGGCCCTCTACGGGCAGGTCCGGCAGTGGGTCGACGAGGTGGCCCCCTCCTCGGTCTGGGACCTGTACTGCGGTGTCGGTGGCTTCGCGCTGCACTGCGCGGCGCCCGGCCGCCGCGTCGTGGGCATCGAGGTGAGCGAGGAGGCCGTCGAGAGCGCGCGCCTGGCCGCGCGGGACCTGCCGGACGTCGAGTTCACCGCCGGTGACGCGACGTCCTTCGCCCTCGCGGCCACGGACGTCCCCGACCTCGTCGTGGTCAACCCGCCCCGCCGGGGCACCGGCCCCGAGCTGGCGGGCTGGCTCGAACGCTCCGGCGTCCGCCACGTCGTCTACTCCAGCTGCAACCCCGAGACGCTCGCCGCGGACCTGCGGGAGATGCCCTCGTTGCGGCCCGTGCGGGCGAGGGTCATGGACATGTTCCCGCACACCGCGCACGTCGAGGTCGCCGTCCTGCTCTCGCGCCGACCGGCGGCCTGAACACCGCGCGCCGGTCCTGCGGGAACTCCCCCCCCCGTGGAACGGTGGGTGGGGTTCTGCTCACCGCGCGGCGGTTTCCATCGTTGCAGAGGTGCTGGAGTTCTAGACAACGGGGTTCGGTGGCCCCTGTTCGACCGCTCAGGCGCAGGAGCCGTCGAGCCAGCTCTGCAGGACCCGGCACAGCGGACGGAGTTCCTCGTCCAGCTCGGAGAGCTGCGCGCGTCCGGGGTTCTCGATCTGCAGCCAGCGGCGCAGCATCGCCACGTACCCGCCGTGGACGGCGCCGGCGATGCTCTGGGGCGCCACGCCCCGTGCCTCGAACCCGTGCCGCCGGGCCACGAACGAGGCGACTCGGTCGCGCCACGCGGCCCACTGCTCGGACTCGCCCGAGCGCAACTCGGTGGACTCCTCCAGGACCCTGACGCGTTGCATCCAGAGCCCCTCCTCGTCGATGACCCGTTCCACCGCAGTGACGATGCTCGACCGGACGAGGTCCATCGTCGCGTCCGGGGAGGTCGCGACGGCGTCGAGCGCCTCCGCGAAACCCGCCGTGAACTCGTCGAAGCGCCACCAGATGATGGATCCCTTGGACGGGAAGTAGCGGAAGAAGCTCGTCTTGCTGACCCCGGCCGCCGCGGTGATCTCCGCCAGCGTCGTCTCCTCGAACCCCCGCCGCAGGAAGAGTTCGATGGCGACGGTCTCGATCTCCTCGCGGGAGGAGGCGGGCGGGCGTCCACGGCGCGGGGCGGCGGTTGCTTCCACCGACTGCTCAGTCACGGGTGACAGCGTGCCACAGCCCCGACTCCCGGGAGGGGGTTGTCGTGCCCGTCGTCACCCGGACGAAGGGGTCGGCGAGAGCGTGCAGGTCGACGCACGCGAGCAACGGGCCGGTGGCCGAACTCGTCCGCACGAGCGGGGCGCGTTCCTCGGCCGCGGCCTCGTCCAGGTCCTCCCGCCAGACGGGCCGCTCGATGTCGGACAGTCCCTCGACGACCAGCCCGACCCGCCGCGGGGGACCGTCCGGGTCCCCGGCCGGGGGCCGGACCAGCAGGACGACGCCCGCGGTGGGGTCGGCGAGCCGGCCGCGCCCCAGGAGCTCGGCCAGGTCGACGAGCGGCACGACGTCGTGGGCGGTGACGAGGGCGCCGAGGTCGGAGCGCCCGCCGATCCACGGCACGGGGTCGGCCGGGAACGGCACCACCCCGTCGACCTGGTGCAGGGGAGCGGTGACGGTCCCGCGGGCCCGGAACAGGACGACGGGCTCCAGGAGCGGGTCCCCGGTGCCGGCCCGGTCGGTGGGCGCCGTGGCCGACCCCGAACCGGTGTTGAGCGACGTGAGGGCGCTGACCTCGGGGTCGGCGAGCAGCGCGGGGACGTCCAGGACGAACGCCGGCCCCTGCGGCAACCGGGCGACCCCCCGCACGACGGTGGCCGCCAGCCCGTGCGAGACCGGGGCGAGCGAGTGCGCCGACGGCGCCACGCGCACGATGTCGAGCGCCTCGGCGAAGACGAGGGCGAGCAGACCCCGGTCGGAACGGACGAGCAGGGCCTGCCAGGCGGCGGTGCGGTCCGCGGGCGGCAACCCCAGCAGGGCCAGCGGGTCGAGCACCGGCAGGCGGACGTCGCCGTGGTCGGTGACGCCCAGGCAGGACGCCGAGGACAGCTGCGACGGCCGGGGGGTCAGCGAGGGCAGGGTGGTCTGGACGTCGGCGACGTCGAGCGCCAGCAGGACGTCCGCGGTGCCGTCGGCCGAGGTGCAGCGCACGACGAGGTGGGCCGGGTCGAGCTCACCGCCACCGGTCCCCGCCGGCGGCGCCCCACCCCCGTCCCGGCTCGTCGTCATGGCCAGGACGCCGGGGACGCCGAAGACGGCCGCCGGGTCCAGCAGGCTGCCCACCTCGCCCGTGCCCGGTCGCACGAACGCGGCCGTGAACAGGCGCTGGTCCCCGGCGGCGAGGGGCTGCAGCGCGGCGGTGTCCAGGGTGACGACGTCGTGCACGCTGTCGACGAGCAGCCCGAGGGCGCGGCCGTCGTGGACGAGGACGACGACCCCCATCGCCGCCTGCGTCGCCGGACCCGTGCCCGTCGTGCCGCTGAGCGCGGCGAGGTCGAGGACCGGCAGCACCGACTCCCGCAGGAGCACCGCCCCCACGAGCCCCGGCGCGGCCGTCGGGAGGGCGTCGAAGCGTTCGGGCAGGGGGACGACCTCGCGCAGCACGTCGACGGGCAGGGCGACCAGGGCGCCCTGCACGCGCAGCAGCCCGACCTTCACGACTCGGCGCCGGTCCTGGCCGCCAGGTCGGCGATGAGGGCGCGCACGACGGCGGAGGTGTCCTGCTGCAGCTGGGTGGCACCGGCGATCGTCGAGATCGACTCCGACGTCTGCGCGACGCTGCTCACGATGTTCTCGAACGCCTCCTGGGCGGCGCGGGAGACCTCGGCGCCCTCGGCGACGCGGGTCTCGGACTCGGCGATGAGCTCGGCGATCTGCCCGGCCGCGGTGGACGAGCGTTCCGCCAGCTTGCGGACCTCCCCGGCCACGACGGAGAACCCCACCCCGTGCTCACCGGCCCGCGCGGCCTCGATCGAGGCGTTGAAGGCCAGCAGGTTCGTCTGCGCCGCGATCTCGGTGATGACGCGGACGATCTCGGCGATCGACCCGGACGAGCGCCGGATGAGCTCGATCGCCGCCATCGAGCTCTTCAGCGCCTCGAACCCCGTCTGGGCGTCGCCGTGGGTCCGGGCGGCGAGGTCGCTGGCCTGCACGGCGTTGGTGGCGATGGAGTCGATGGAGTGCGACAGCTCGGCGACGGTCTCGGTCATCTCCCCGCTCTTGGCGGTGATGAGCTGTTCGAGCTGGGCCTGCGCCGTGACGTCGTCGGCGTACTTGATGACCTTGAACGGCCGGCCGCGCAGGTCGAACACGGGGTTGTACGTGGCCTGGATCCACACGTCCCGGTCGAACTTGCCGACCCGGTGGAACCGGCCCGCGATGAAGTCGCCCTTGCGCAACCGCAGCCAGAAGTCGCGGTACTCCGGCGAGACCCGGTACTCGGGCGAGCAGAACAGGCTGTGGTGCTGACCCTGCAGCTCCTTGAGCGAGTAGCCCATCGTCCGCAGGAAGTTCTCGTTGGCCGTGAGCACGTTGCCCTCGAGGTCGAACTCGATGACGGCCTGGGCACGGTCGACCGCCTGGACGCGACTGGCGAACTCCGCGTTCTCCACGGTGTTCTGCGTGACGTCCACGGCGTACTTGACGACCTTCAACGGTCGGCCCTCTGGGTCGAGGATCGGGTTGTACGTCGCCTGGATGAAGACGTCCGCCCCGGACTTGGTGATCCGGCGGTAGGTGCCCTCGTCGTAGTGCCCGCGCGCGAGCTTCTCCCAGAACCTCTGGTACTCCACCGACGCCGCGTCCTCGGGGTCGACGAACATCCGGTGGTGCTGGCCCACGACCTCGGCCTCGGAGTAGCCCAGCAGGGTGAGGAAGTTCTCGTTCACCGCGGTCACGGTGCCGTCGAGGGCGAACTCGATGACCGCCTGGGACCGGTCGATCGCCGCCACCCGCCCCTCCAGCTCCACGGCGCGCCGGGCGGCGCCGGTGACGTCGTAGGCGTACTTGATGACCTTGACGACCTTGCCGTCGGCGCCGAAGACGGGGTTGTAGGTGGCGCGGATGCGGATCTCCTGACCGCTGGCGCCGTAGCGGGTGAACTCCCCCGCCTCGGTGCTGCCGGCGCGCAGGCGGCGCCAGAACGCCGTGTAGTCCGGGCTCGCGGCGTAGGCCGGGTCGCAGAACGCGCGGTGGTGCTGCCCGACGATGTCGTCGGCCTCGTAGCCGAGGAGGTCCAGGGCGGTGTCGTTGGCCCGGAGCACGACGCCCTCGGGGGACAGCTCCACGACGACCTGGGAGCGTTCGACGGCGCGCGCCTTGCTGCGCAGGTCCCACAGCTCGGCGCGGGCGGTGCTCACGTCCGCCAGCAGCACGAGGGTCGCCCCGGTCCCGTCGATGCGCCGGGAGGTGCAGCGCGCCCAGCGCTCGCCCGCTGCGCCGTTGACGAGGGCCTCCAGGGCCTGGCTGCGGTCGCCGAGCAGTTCGGCCACGTCGCCGCCGGGCGGGGTGGTGAACAGGTCGGTCAGGCTCCGGCCCGTGAGCTCCTCGAAGGAGGAACCGAGCAGTTCGGTGGCCCGCGGGCACGCGTGCAGGACGGCGCCGCTGGTGGCGTCCACGACGAGGAAGGCCTCGCGCTCGGCCAGGAGCGCCGTGAGCGTCTGCTGCAGGGGGGCCGCCGACAGGTCGACGGGACGGACGGCGGTGGGGCGGGCGGTCACCCCCGCAGGATCGGCGCCTCGGGCGGTCGGCTTGAGCCCGGTGCGATGGCCTAACCTCGACGTGTGGTGACTGACGGGCAGCGGACGACCTACGTCGTCGTCGACGGCGAGAACATCGACGCGACGCTGGGGGCCTCGATCCTCGAGGGCCGCCCCGGGCCCGAGCAGCGTCCCCGGTGGGAACGCCTGCTGAACTTCGCCCGCACCACCTTCGACCAGCCCGCCAAGGGGCTGTTCTTCCTCAACGCCTCCAGCGGGCACCTGCCGATGTCCTTCGTGCAGGCGTTGCTGGCCCTGGGCTACCAGCCGATCCCGCTCGCCGGGGGCCCGGGGGAGAAGGTCGTCGACATCGGCATCCAGCGCACGCTGGACGCGCTCGTCGAGCGCGAGGGCGACGTGCTCCTCGGCTCGCACGACGTGGACTTCCTGCCGCAGGTCGACCGCCTGCTGACCGGTGACCGGCTCGTCGGCATGGTCGGTTTCCGCGAGTTCATGAACTCCCAGTACGCCGGGCTGGCCGAACGCGGCCTGAAGGTGTTCGACCTCGAGGACGACGTCCGCGCGTTCAACGTCGTGCTGCCGCGCGTCCGGATCATCCCGCTGGCCGACTTCGACCCGACGCGGTACCTCTGACGGTCTCGAGGGTGTCGGCGTCCGCGGCGGTCTTGTCGTCGCGGTAGCGCACGACGCGCGCGAACCGCAGGGCCACCCCGCCGGGGTAGCGGGTCGAGCGCTGCAGCCCGTCGAACGCGACCTCCACGACCTGTTCGGGGCGGACGCGGACCACGTGCCCGTCCTCACCCACCTGCAGCTCGCGGAAGCGCTGC encodes:
- a CDS encoding nucleoside triphosphate pyrophosphohydrolase, which produces MRDHIPDVIRANGEEPEVRVLTEDEFAGALLDEVVEEALELRAATSVDDRLTEAADVYEVLLAVARLCGTTIEEVTRRADAKRAARGGFEDRVWLD
- the rlmC gene encoding 23S rRNA (uracil(747)-C(5))-methyltransferase RlmC, with translation MQCSYFDAHACRSCTLIELPYADQVRGKEERCAELLGEHPGLQWLPTVRSREDGYRNKAKMVVGGTVERPTLGILDAGGRGVDLRECPVVADGIRAVLPQVARFVTRAGLTPYDVPRRRGELKHVLVTQSPTGELMVRFVLRSDRALARLREHLPRLLREAPGVAVVTANLLPEHKAVLEGDVEVALTGRTTLPMPLGAVELDLRPRSFFQTNTDVATALYGQVRQWVDEVAPSSVWDLYCGVGGFALHCAAPGRRVVGIEVSEEAVESARLAARDLPDVEFTAGDATSFALAATDVPDLVVVNPPRRGTGPELAGWLERSGVRHVVYSSCNPETLAADLREMPSLRPVRARVMDMFPHTAHVEVAVLLSRRPAA
- a CDS encoding acyl-CoA-like ligand-binding transcription factor; the protein is MTEQSVEATAAPRRGRPPASSREEIETVAIELFLRRGFEETTLAEITAAAGVSKTSFFRYFPSKGSIIWWRFDEFTAGFAEALDAVATSPDATMDLVRSSIVTAVERVIDEEGLWMQRVRVLEESTELRSGESEQWAAWRDRVASFVARRHGFEARGVAPQSIAGAVHGGYVAMLRRWLQIENPGRAQLSELDEELRPLCRVLQSWLDGSCA
- a CDS encoding chemotaxis protein CheW, with amino-acid sequence MKVGLLRVQGALVALPVDVLREVVPLPERFDALPTAAPGLVGAVLLRESVLPVLDLAALSGTTGTGPATQAAMGVVVLVHDGRALGLLVDSVHDVVTLDTAALQPLAAGDQRLFTAAFVRPGTGEVGSLLDPAAVFGVPGVLAMTTSRDGGGAPPAGTGGGELDPAHLVVRCTSADGTADVLLALDVADVQTTLPSLTPRPSQLSSASCLGVTDHGDVRLPVLDPLALLGLPPADRTAAWQALLVRSDRGLLALVFAEALDIVRVAPSAHSLAPVSHGLAATVVRGVARLPQGPAFVLDVPALLADPEVSALTSLNTGSGSATAPTDRAGTGDPLLEPVVLFRARGTVTAPLHQVDGVVPFPADPVPWIGGRSDLGALVTAHDVVPLVDLAELLGRGRLADPTAGVVLLVRPPAGDPDGPPRRVGLVVEGLSDIERPVWREDLDEAAAEERAPLVRTSSATGPLLACVDLHALADPFVRVTTGTTTPSRESGLWHAVTRD
- a CDS encoding PAS domain S-box protein produces the protein MTARPTAVRPVDLSAAPLQQTLTALLAEREAFLVVDATSGAVLHACPRATELLGSSFEELTGRSLTDLFTTPPGGDVAELLGDRSQALEALVNGAAGERWARCTSRRIDGTGATLVLLADVSTARAELWDLRSKARAVERSQVVVELSPEGVVLRANDTALDLLGYEADDIVGQHHRAFCDPAYAASPDYTAFWRRLRAGSTEAGEFTRYGASGQEIRIRATYNPVFGADGKVVKVIKYAYDVTGAARRAVELEGRVAAIDRSQAVIEFALDGTVTAVNENFLTLLGYSEAEVVGQHHRMFVDPEDAASVEYQRFWEKLARGHYDEGTYRRITKSGADVFIQATYNPILDPEGRPLKVVKYAVDVTQNTVENAEFASRVQAVDRAQAVIEFDLEGNVLTANENFLRTMGYSLKELQGQHHSLFCSPEYRVSPEYRDFWLRLRKGDFIAGRFHRVGKFDRDVWIQATYNPVFDLRGRPFKVIKYADDVTAQAQLEQLITAKSGEMTETVAELSHSIDSIATNAVQASDLAARTHGDAQTGFEALKSSMAAIELIRRSSGSIAEIVRVITEIAAQTNLLAFNASIEAARAGEHGVGFSVVAGEVRKLAERSSTAAGQIAELIAESETRVAEGAEVSRAAQEAFENIVSSVAQTSESISTIAGATQLQQDTSAVVRALIADLAARTGAES
- a CDS encoding nuclease, which codes for MVTDGQRTTYVVVDGENIDATLGASILEGRPGPEQRPRWERLLNFARTTFDQPAKGLFFLNASSGHLPMSFVQALLALGYQPIPLAGGPGEKVVDIGIQRTLDALVEREGDVLLGSHDVDFLPQVDRLLTGDRLVGMVGFREFMNSQYAGLAERGLKVFDLEDDVRAFNVVLPRVRIIPLADFDPTRYL